AGTTCAATTATTCAACTTACAAACagttcaaaatttacaaaaattaccaTTGTTTATTCCAATCAAACAGGGAGAGAACAACATTTTGCAAAATTAACCAATACTGTACCCAACCAATCATGCCTAACTTACGCTTTACCTAAATTATGAACACATTAGTAGAAAGACAGTCGTGCTTTGGTTATAGTTCATCGTGATTATCTGTCTCCCCCGTTTGGGGATCTGTTTTTATTGTGCATAATGCTGGAGTTTCAAACTCAAACTCATAGGTACAACGTTCTGGCTCGCTTGCTGCTAGCAGTTTGTTTTCTGTGCCGCATCGTAGTATTACCTGTGAGAGGTGTAGATTTGGAAGAAGAACGAGACTTACTTTAGCAAAAAACATCTTAAAGAATTTCCAAAACAGAAGACACACAATCAGGAAAATTGAAACAGATTTTCCCAATTGTTTTTAGCTCTTCCTTGTTAGGGATAGAGTTTGGAGAGAAGAATGAGACTTGAAGTGTGTTTAACAAGGAAAATATCTTTTACAGAATGACCAAACAGAAGGCACACAATAAGAAAAACTAAAACTATTTTTACGGTCATGTTTCCATTTATGTTAAGCTTTAGGCCAATCTAGGCCATTCTAAATGGACCAGGAAGGGAAGCTAGCTACATTATGAGTTAGCACTCATAGTGCCATGTgcttgtaaaataaaacttaccaTCGTTGATCTGTCTGGTCCATTCCAGCAGTTTTTACCTCCAGAATATTTCATCTTTATATATCTATTTTCGACTGGACCTTCCCATTGCCCCCAGGTCCtgcaaaaaataatgaaaacttataaagcggaAAAGCGCACACATCCATAAAAGTGCCAAGAACTGACCGGAAAGAGAACAAAACAATCATGAACAACTGGATCTGATGTAGAATTGCCAATGCGAACATTTTGTGGTCTGTTTTCAAATAGGATTGGCACAATGTAAGGGCATTACCTTGTAAACTCAAAAGTATCACGTACTCTCTGGAGCAAAATAGTGTGATCCACGGTGTCAAAAAAGCCATTAAACAAAAACCCTTCACCCTAGttagtattattttgtgtactgtaacaggcttggaatttcaaggccattttaattttgcaaaggccACTTCCATTTTAAAATCTTAAGTCTGTGAAAAACTTTTGGAAGGGAACCATGGCCAAGTCCGGAGGTAacagtttaataaaaaataataaataaaaaataataataataataataataataatgatagactgtgcaagtctcccGGCATATTCAAACATTGGAAACGGTTGAAGTGCACAAGCTTGTTTCAGGTAGCATTAAAGCAACATAAAATGTTCAGTGGAACAAAGTAAGGCATTCAAAATGAATGGGTGGCTACTtgggaccaaagtggtcccaaCAAATTTTAGAATTTGCGCTAGACTTGCACGGTCAGAAGGGCAGgatttataatataaaactcACCCTAACGACGTTTCTGAACCTCCTGTTTTTGGCCTCTGACTGGTTTTGTCGAAGGGGCACAGTTTATAAGTATATCTGAgtaggaagaaaacaaatgaaaatggtTAGAATAGATCTTTTGTTATACatctatcaatcaatcaatcaatcgtaaCATTTATATGGGGGCATAGTCTAACGATCAATGCTCATGGCGCCGTACAGTAAGGTCTTAGTAAAACAGCTGATAcatgaaaatgtgtgttttgttttttacagatGTCCTACCACTAgaaaatttgtaatttgttgGAGATTTCATCACGTAATTATTGACATGTGCAAAATCTTTCACTTATAACGCCATTCATAgcattatatttatattttctgaaaaaaagaaaaatttgtcAAAAGAGATGTTTTCCCCATGTACTTACTCTCTATCTGTAAATTCAAAACACTGGTTTTGTAAAGGTTGGAATTCTTGATGTGGTCCCAGGTCGACTCGGAGCAGTTTTTCCAGATCTTCGATGGATCTTTTAATATCGTTGGATCTCTTTTCAGCTGCTTTAAAGTCGTCTCGTGCTATATCGGCAGCTACAAAAACATAATCATTAACGAAATTTAACCCCAAATGAATATAAATCTGTgaagtatcttgcctgccagaaagtgCCCTGGAAGGTCATGCTTTTCACAAATAAAAGTTACATGACAAGACTTTCCGATCAACCAAAATCCCTGAATTCCACTTACCAGTTTCACAGTTAATCGGCTGTtatcaaaaaaacaattgttttataaacattCACCCTGGAAACCACTTCCCCAAGACTTCCCCACTTCCCTAATTTGATAGTGctgtagcagaacaatttgctaCGGTGTtagtgtatttcacgggtaagcaagaaaattaggcggccatttTGCACGTTCagcatggatttgcattgtgacgtcattcattttccTAAGGTCTGAAGGTTAACATGCCTTTTTTAGTACTAACGGTAAGCAGCGCTTTAAAACGGatatcgcacagtaagcacaaaatcattagtttggcagctctatgacattgggccctggtctataAAGcccgttcatacttcctgcgaacgcgaAGCAAACTTTAGTGATGCAACAATCTGTGCGAGCTGCATTTCCCTTTATGACGCATAGAAATTCCCTtcgcacgaagcattcgcaggatgTATGAACCTGGCTAATATAAGAGGGTAGGACAAACCCAATGTTTACCTTCAATGAGCACCTGAGTGGCCTCATCATACTCGCAGGATGTATGAACCTGGCTAATATAAGAGGGTAGGACAAACCCAATGTTTACCTTCAATGAGCACCTGAGTGGCCTCATCATACTCCGGCATGGCCTCCTCATCTTCCCCTCCTTTCTCTTTCTTCTCTTTCTCTTGTTGATTCCGTCGATATTTCTCCATGATCGCCTCCTCGTCCATGTCCTTGTCATACTCCTCGTCATCATCCTCCTCATCCCCAGCATCGTCCACATCCTCTCCCGGGTCGTAGTCGTCCCCGGGGTCACCCATGTCTCCTTCATACGGCTCTCCTCCATCACCCTCTTCTTGGGTGGTAGGGGGTGTGGTCTCATCGGACTGATCCTTGTTATGCCAAAAATATTTAGATTCATGAATCTCTCCTACATTACTCTCTTCTTGAGTTGTGAGCAGGTGTGGTCTAACCTAACTTATCCTTGTTAAGCACATTATATTTAAAGTCATGAATCTCTCCTCCATCACCCTCTTCTTGAGTGGTAGGGTAGGGGTGTGGTCTCATCTGCCTGATATGCAAAGTATATTTAAATTCTTGAGTGATTGGAAATGTGGTCTCTTTTGACTGATCCTCATTGTGTGAATTATAGTTAAATTGACTGTGTGGTTTTACTCCTTTTGATAATGGCCAATAAACCCTTTTACCAATCACTATGTAAGTTCTTCTGTGGAGGAAGGGGTCTAATTTAGTTTCTGTTCTTGCAAGTTCACTTGGTTTTACTCAGCAGTTGAAGGTTTTTACTTGGCAGCTTACATATCAATCTGTGATCCTTTCTTGCAATTGGAACAAATGCAAAGACTGAAACTGCAGCAATACGGTTACAGAAACATTAATCCAAAAAGTTAACACGTATCAAGAGTTAGTACAAGTTAACAAGTTTTAAAAGCCAGTACATTTTGGTTGAAAACAATTAGTGCGCATTATTTTTCTCTGGCTAAAATCCCGCCAGAGAGAAACAGTTGGCAAACAACAATAGAttgatccattaagctccgcccacaTCAAAGCAAATAGACATCAACAACGccctgccacccccccccccccacacgcACAAGTGTGTACACGCCTGCAACCTTGAACCTCATATTGtccatcttttgtttatactctgaaccccctttttttttatgcaagtcgccagacacacaaggcctgaaggccactcaaggtgtgggctacaattgtttttgtttttccagaggccgttgccacctactcctagggctggaaacagggttacccctttcacagtccatacgaatgtaggcttgggtatcatcaattcgaagcctggccggtagagcagaaagcactacctccccagtTTGGTTTTGTaaacgttttccaactgtgggcCTTTCCCATATCGTGGACTATATTTGTTAAAGGTCCCCGATTTGGATATTATGTACCTACTCACACACACCTGCAAACAAGGCATAACTCAGCAATCCAAATAGCGGGAATTTTCTTTCGGTTTTTAAACGCGTTAGACTTTTTGCATGCATGCTCCAGGCTGTGATTTGTCAAATGCATTAGGGGAGGAGCTTAATGGATCTGTCAATTAATTAATAGGAACACAAATGAGTTAATACCTGTTGCAGTGATATGAACTTGCCCTTGATGGACGGCCAGATAATGTCAGTGAATGTGGATTTTTGAGCTTGATCCAAACCTTTAAGGACGGCCTGAAACAGAGAGCCATGCAAAATggaatgtaataataatacctGATCTAACGACTTTAACCTGTCCCTGAGGGTGTCCCATACAGGACCTGACATGGTTGCCTTTAATTGCTCCACTGCGGCAAGTGCAACCTGAAAACCAGTTTATGGAGATTGTAATGTTTGAAATAGAGGGACTGGTTTTGTTTAGGTTATTGGATAGGGTTGGAACCGATGCCAGTACAGGTTTATAGAGATTGTAATGTTTGAAATAGAGGGACTGGTTAAGTTTAGGGCTTTTGGAGAGGGTTGAGACCAATGGTAGTACAGAATGCAAACCAATTTATAGAGATTGTAACATTTGAAATAGATGGAGTTTGGTTTAGTAAATGTTAGGGATCTGTTCTTTGAGAGCATTGGGAATGTTTCACATAAATTACTGGGTTTAATATCAGTTCTTGAATAGGGTTGACAGTACAACCTAAAAACCATTTATGGAGCATGTAACAAATAAATGGGGTGGATCAATtttgattatgattatgatcaTGAGATTTTGGTAACTGGTAACGTCCGACTCCAAAGTTTAACATTTAGCAAAAATCACTCAATTGTTCAATGGTTTTTTCTATGATAGAAAGTGTGTcgattaaaaatattatgtggAAGACTTTATGtccactttttaatttttgttcgcAAACGAGTCCTTAACAAATTAGTATAATAATAAGCCAATGGGCTTCTGGAAATCGTTAGGGCATGTTTGTGTAAAGTGGGcgtgcttttaaaacaaaaaaatcacagcaaCCTTTAGAACAGTGTTATAACAGTTTTGTAATATGACGACTTTACTTTGATGTATGAAAGTTAAATTTGTTCCAAACTAAACTGATAAGTCAAGTCCTAGTAGCTTGAAAAGATAAACCAACTCTCACCTTAGCCTCATCCTCAGACACTACTCCATCTCCGTCAGCGTCAAATTCCTTGTGATTTAAAAGCTCATCTGGAGAGACTCTGCAGACAGCagataaattaaacaaaagtataatttaAGATAGAGTAAAAAAATTACTGGTGGGTAGGGTCATTGATTGGTCAATACTCCAAAAACTTATTACCATATAAACTTAATACTTACACTTGATAGTatcaactattttgagaaaggattctttttgaaataatgtgtgataatttttcaccccaaaacagTTGCATCTGACACAAACGATACATGCTTGaaccgtttctcagatttctgtgGGCTGGTGTCCATACttaagaaaacaatcttacttACAAATATGTACACTCATCAATGTAATACACTGAGGGTTCTTTGGGGGCGGAGCAAGCAGGGGTGGGGATGCACCGTCAATCTCTCAGACTTACCGTCCATTTCCATCAAGGTCTAACTCATCGAAAGCATCGCTAGTCTTTTGCTTCTCCTTGGTTGCTTTGAGAAGTTCCAGCTGTGCTTCCCACAGTTTCTTGTGGGCATCTTTTGCCTCCGTCTCTGGAGCTTCAGCCTCCTGCTTGAGCTCTATGGGGGAAAATATATCCAATAGAATGTCATCCTGGTGCCTTCAAAACACCTCAGCCAACATCGTAACACTGTCTAGAAACTCTCGTCTATCACCCCATTTCTGAAacaacttcactggctccctatctctcaacgaatcatcttcaagctgattgtccacaaagcactaTATCTCAGAACTCTTTCAAGTTTACAGTTTGTCAAGGAATTTTCTTCTCGATGAAACCAAGTCTGGACACTCCTGTGGTGACAGGTctttataatgataataacaataattaaagatTTGATGAGCAAACAAattggttaaacaaaattttacttactgtCTTTTTCTTCCTTAATCTGATCAGCAAGTTCTTTTTCTTCTCTCAGTTTTGTAATTGACTCCTACAGAAATAACAACAGAATTTGGTTGATAAAAGTGGTTAAATAACTGGTAATAAACTGGTTTTCAACCAGTACTCTTCAGTTTCAAATTaacaaaaggaaaaataaaaagtttgagGACTAACTGTGTAAGCGAAAAATCCTGGTATTGTGGAGTACACAAGACAATATTCATTGCTGaactgtgaaatatgcttggcGTTGATGGATGGCGTGGAACTCCCTGCATCCGCTGATTCTTTGCTAATGGCAAGCAGAACCATAAAAATTGGGCCCTAACAAAATCAAGTTGATCAAACTGTTCCCTACCTCTCTCTCAACCTTCTTCTCAGCACCTTGCTTTATGTATTCCTGCCGGACTTCAAACCCCTGGTTCATCAGAATAATTTCTTGCTTTCTGCGCTCCAGGTCCGCCTTTCCCAACTCACGACAGTTATTAACACATTTTATTGCCCCTTCCCCCTTGTATTCATCGGAAGCATCACAGCAATCTGTTCAAGCAAAAACCAGAGTTGATGTTAGAGTATTTAATAATATGTGTTGAGGTCGAGTGGTTTAGTGCACTGGACCCAAAAGATGGTTAAGTGatcagcaggcctgatacttcatggaggcaacaaaggcgattgcctccgtgcccgctggtcattgccttagtgccattgaaatgctcagtagaaatttaccacTTCCTCttagggtgctctttaccaaggagaaaatgccttggtgcccctgccttTTAAAAAATGAAGCGCACTGGCCAGCATCAGGTTGTGGTTTCGAATCcaggtcatggcacttgtgttcttgagcaagacacttaactctCAATGatttcttcacccaggggtgaaTGGGTAGCTACCAGCCAGGGTTAggtgtgattgatttagcttgatGTGCTACCTATTTGGCACTacaagctgtatactcccaaggaaactgagatggttcaaggaatgaaataaatggcccagtgactcAGGGTAGTTAATGTGGTGGATTTGAGAACTACACATAAaccactattactattactattattattaatttgttctgCTGTAACTTAAGAGGTTTATTATTCAGACGCAGTTTTCAAGGAGGTGTAACACACTGGTTCAGAGGGAAATTactaaaacaagaaaaacattcatatagaaaagtttgcggtaacaccacattcaaaacattcatAACAAAACATTCATGTCATAACTTACCACAGATGCCATCGTTGACTCTGGATGTGGGGATATACTTAGGTCGGAACCCCCTGTTGTTGCAATGGAATTTCCCAAGCGGACACGCTGAGGTACCTGAATCACAAAGACGAAACAGAAACAGAGTATTCGtcgctttttatttattaaccaCAAGTGGAACTGACTTAGTAAGTATCGTAAATATTTTggatttgaacaaagacaaattgaatgGAGTAGGACTTGAACCATTGACCTCCGGAGTGATgtaccagcgctctaccaactaagctttccagccctatgttggcggtctcccatATTAGTCAaaatctttgtttggggtgccagtcagaagccataacCATTAGCTGCTTTGCAGCCAGGggtcacacccaagtttacgatacaatctgggaagcagcagccggGAGTGGACCAGGAGCAACGGAGACCATGGCCTGCATGACATTTGTGTACTTCCAGGCCTGCTATTGGGCATTTCTACCTTACCTGGTTCATCCGATGAATCAATGCAATCACAGTAATCATCATTCACTAGATTCCTACGAATCCGTCTTGATCCATCTAAGCAGGTGAACCATTCTGTATCACGATAAAGCGGCTCATCTGACATGAAAAAGATAGAAATTATGAATTGCAAATTTTTggttatataaataaaacaatctaAAAACTCAACTTTCAGATGCAAATAATACAATTAGTAGACCCCATGCCTATCATCtctttttaatttaatacaaaatatttccGTGCAGAACATAGTTCGATATGATaattgtaaccctcctcctTCCTTCCGAAGATCGTAGTAGACTGTACGATAATGACTGAGGGGGTTACAACAAACCACTGGTGTTTTAACTTTTGCCAattgtttaacaaaatgttttgaaaactttAAATAAGTCATTAATTAAGTTTATATGCCACCAGTTTTTTCATGCGttatgaaacaaatattatttactcACGACACATATAATAAGTgatattccttttggtaaaactgagtgaaaaagtggtggcaggatacagaacttttgtcaaaattttgttaatttcaaATTCAACAATATTGTCAATAAGGTTTAttgcgattcagaaccgcaatgcgttgtgggaagGCATATGGGGCAGTTTGCGCGACTCGTGCACGCATCGCCTATTTGtttgggttcaacagcgccctctcttaatattttgctattcgcgataaaccttagcATGGTGTTGATGAGTGAATACTGACTTGGATGGGAAGAGTGAGAAAATCTTTTATAAATTTCATCACTACTCCACTGTTCATCATTAAATTGCTGATTTAATCAAACAACAGTTCCATAatttcataaatgcctttttgtttttttgatacccttttttttgttttcctttaaatttttaattgtgtCGGAACTTGACCGGCTTGACAATCATTGTGTTGTGGTTGCTTTGATTAGCCGCCTCACAACCGTTCATTCAAATCAATGAGATCTTTCCGGCAAAATATGCCGGTACATTTTTTAGCGTTATTCTCCTTTGCACTCCGACCATACTCACTCGTTAAAGATACACCGCGGGGTCGAGGCACAGATTCTGTGGCAACACTTATCACActccaaaaacaaattattgtcataaaaatgTAGGATTTAACGCTCATTTTCAGCCCGTTAGTTGAGAAACTAATTTTACTCATCGCATCTTTTTGCTCCTCTACGCAAGTCGCCATCTTCCCGAAAAATGAAACCTCGTATCCAGGTGTTACCGTTACTTTTGTCAATGGACATGGAGTATGATTTGGGAAGGAGGTTTAAACAACGTGTTGGTTGTAAAAGAAAACTTGGGCACGAGCACGATATTGGTGCTCAAGTTGTAGTCAAATACCATAAACGACCGTCAATCAACAAGCGAGATTGTTGTGTGGTGACGAATTggtcctctttttttcttttttttttaatatagctATGATTTACCCATGGATTTATTTGTACCTCCTTGGTTTACCCAGGTGAAAATCCCAATGTTCGTTTTATCAATTGATCAATTGATCTCTTTTAAAAGTTTTCCCCAACTATcccattcatttttattttttagtgttttttcaGTTGTTATTCTAGAAAATATCTGCAAGTCCATTCTCGACTCGAGAGCAGTttccttattttattttggagAGCATAATAAttcattgttatttattttgtaggTATTTTTTGGAGAGCAATACTTTCTTATTTCAAGAATTTATGTTTAAATTTTCAAGATTAGCTGTAAAACTGCtcgtgaaaataaaaataattactctcgcgccaaaataaaaaaagtttactGTTGGCGAAACACTCACTATTCACAAACAAGGCATGTCCGTTTATGATGGTCGTTGACGAActacttgatttttttttaccactcaAGTTATACAGCGCCCTCATGcgttgaaaataatattttaaaccaAGATGGCGGCCTCCACAGGAAAATGCGCGAGACATATTTCTTCAATGTTTTCACCCCGTTTAATCAGGATAAATTCTTCATATAATTGTGGTGCCTCTGCGAGAGTGTACGGAATAAGGTTTTGTAGCAATTTCAAGTCCAAATCGGCATCATATGGTGGTCAGGAAGAGACagaaaatgtgaacaaaattgAGCAGCAAGAAGAAACGCCGAAATGGAAGTTAACGAGGCAACATTTTGCGAAACGGTACGCCATGGAGGGCAAAGCTTCAGGAGTTGACCCGAGCATTATGTGGCCAACTCGGTCTGAGCTTGAGAACATTATCAAGGATGAAGAAGAATGGAATCCTTCTCTGCAACAAATGCAGTTAGAAATTGCTGAAGAACAACATGCTAAAGATCAGAAAAGAAAGAAACGGTCAGCACAGTTTTgtcaataaatattaattatttaatcATTAATACGGCACCGCACAGgtaccctttttttttgttttaaattaaaacatttccaTATCCTGCCGCCACTGGCATGATACCAAAATCTTTTACGTTAGAGCTCTGGTTATTCAACAAAATTAGCTATCATTTTAAGagcattatacatgtacttgtttcaTTCAATGCCTGAGAAAGTGAATTACATtggttttaaagtcacctggaagtggtattttttcaaaataaagcttttgctACTatactaatatatgtgttttgatgagtggaatgtgaataaacagttaactaaggttttaaaaaatcagttcttatgttatttacaaatttaagagtagaccccgacccaagagggcgctgttcttgatgtcaatcgaggcagactttgcctttaatgcgtagagtaaacacatttgcaaagtacatgtacggaccaagtcgtgagtttgtacgtttcaaaaaaagatttgttgggtttttttctggcaatgctgaccaggtgtattgctgctgaattcagaaaaacactttttgaaacgtaccaactcacgacttggacgtacatgtactttgcacgtgtgtttactatacgcattgcaggcaaagtctgcctcgattgacgtcacaaaaggggtaggcggagtcagccccccaaacaactttatatattttttaaacatataaatcgtgacaaacaattactaaaaaaactgttttattgttcgtaagcatatactcttatgtttgaaagaaaaaaatctctatttccaggtgactttaaactatAAAGCACTGTTCCTGTAAATTTTTTCTTACAATGTAGCAGCGTAGTTGCATATTTTTAAATAGAGcgtatttttaacaatttttattaAACAATATAACACTCTGATTCTTTATACACAGGGAAGCGTTGATTGCAGCTAACATGAAAAAGATGCCTCAAATGATTGAGGAGTATTACAAAAAGCTGGCTCAGAAACAAGTAGTGCTCGATGAGCAGACAGCCAAGCGCAATCGTCTCCTTGAAGAAGCCAAGGACAAACTCGGATACGCCATTGATCCAAGAAGCAGCCGCTTCCAGAAGATGGTTCTAGAaattgagaaagaagaaaagaaaaggaagaAAGACCTAAAGAAGAAAGGAATCCGTATGTAGGGAGGAGAAAAATGTCAGAACGATGAAAGACTTGATGTACATGTGTGGTGTATCTTTAATATCTTGCAGCTCAGACTTTACTTGTGAAACCTGGATTGTATGGCAGATTGTGAAGTCAAGATGATGTGAAGTAAAAGGAACTTCTTGCTAAACTTCTCCCTATCCACACACTTTAATGATTACAAGAACCAGGCATGGAATTTCacggaggtcatggcctccattgccttGGTCATGCTTGAccttagtgccccttcaaaaacaaGTTGTTGTTAAGTAGTGGGATGAAAAGACACAAACACTTGCATTATTCATGATTGCAGTTACCGGTATATAAAGATTACAAATTTAACAGTTGTGATATGAGTGGACAAAGcacttgcctctcaccaaggtgaccccggttcgactcccggtcggggccatatgtgagttgagttgtgctttggttctctgctgtgagggttttccagactatccggttttcctccctcaggaaaaaaatcaaacactttcgatcttgactgtgctccgtggtcataatgggttgatgtggctggctgctgaatgcacccttgcatgcctgcttctcgaacacgttgtagccgcgtccttcgcaattcagctgtAGCTGCgtgtaaggacgattagcccccacaattattattattaatattataatgatTTAGCGGCATAGCTGTTACTTTCTAAtatttcacaatttgtttttaacaagagacaTGTGAAACCTTTAGCAACTTTTACTGAAAGAAATACTACTCAATGAAACAAACCAAGGGAAAACACAAAGTGATGTAAACTGTCAACAGTAAGAAACTTGTTGTTGAGGCAAAAACAGGAAGAGTGGAATGAAAGACACCCTTTATCCAACCAAGCAGTTTCAATCTGATTCTGATGGAATGAAAGACACCCTTTATCCAACCAAGCAGTTTCAATCTGATTCTGATATGTAGGTTTATAGTGAAATTAACCCCCAAAAATGTGTTCGAAATGGAAATATTTTgccaacattttaaatgaaagatACACTTTTTCTAACCAAGCAATCGAAATCTGATTCTGATATGTATGTGAGCGAAATGGAAATATTTTGGAAAGACAATCTTCTTTGCCCAGTTATATCAATTCCCACCAAAGTATTCCCCTCA
The nucleotide sequence above comes from Asterias rubens chromosome 12, eAstRub1.3, whole genome shotgun sequence. Encoded proteins:
- the LOC117297644 gene encoding glucosidase 2 subunit beta-like, which codes for MATCVEEQKDAMSKISFSTNGLKMSVKSYIFMTIICFWSVISVATESVPRPRGVSLTNEPLYRDTEWFTCLDGSRRIRRNLVNDDYCDCIDSSDEPGTSACPLGKFHCNNRGFRPKYIPTSRVNDGICDCCDASDEYKGEGAIKCVNNCRELGKADLERRKQEIILMNQGFEVRQEYIKQGAEKKVEREESITKLREEKELADQIKEEKDKLKQEAEAPETEAKDAHKKLWEAQLELLKATKEKQKTSDAFDELDLDGNGRVSPDELLNHKEFDADGDGVVSEDEAKAVLKGLDQAQKSTFTDIIWPSIKGKFISLQQDQSDETTPPTTQEEGDGGEPYEGDMGDPGDDYDPGEDVDDAGDEEDDDEEYDKDMDEEAIMEKYRRNQQEKEKKEKGGEDEEAMPEYDEATQVLIEAADIARDDFKAAEKRSNDIKRSIEDLEKLLRVDLGPHQEFQPLQNQCFEFTDREYTYKLCPFDKTSQRPKTGGSETSLGTWGQWEGPVENRYIKMKYSGGKNCWNGPDRSTMVILRCGTENKLLAASEPERCTYEFEFETPALCTIKTDPQTGETDNHDEL
- the LOC117297855 gene encoding growth arrest and DNA damage-inducible proteins-interacting protein 1-like is translated as MFSPRLIRINSSYNCGASARVYGIRFCSNFKSKSASYGGQEETENVNKIEQQEETPKWKLTRQHFAKRYAMEGKASGVDPSIMWPTRSELENIIKDEEEWNPSLQQMQLEIAEEQHAKDQKRKKREALIAANMKKMPQMIEEYYKKLAQKQVVLDEQTAKRNRLLEEAKDKLGYAIDPRSSRFQKMVLEIEKEEKKRKKDLKKKGIRM